From a region of the bacterium genome:
- a CDS encoding prepilin-type N-terminal cleavage/methylation domain-containing protein — MRGMSLLELLVVVGLIGLFVVFTTTNLTATQRQLDFDHFAREIASSLETCRWKAFRERCYTGILIGQTPEGYRFSFFSDGNQNGIRTADIQQGTDTPFYRPVAIRRAAGDMEAAVLTGAPEIPPKKGELDVTDPVKFGKSNIISFSPDGQSSSGTLYLACHSQKRMYAVVLYGPTARITLWKYSNQKWQMVGDR; from the coding sequence ATGCGCGGCATGTCTTTGCTGGAGTTGCTGGTGGTGGTCGGTTTGATCGGCCTGTTTGTTGTGTTCACAACAACGAATTTAACTGCCACACAACGGCAATTGGACTTTGATCATTTCGCGCGGGAAATCGCCAGCTCTCTGGAAACATGCAGATGGAAAGCGTTCCGGGAGCGTTGTTATACCGGAATTCTGATCGGACAGACTCCGGAAGGTTATCGATTTTCATTCTTCTCCGATGGAAATCAAAATGGAATCCGCACTGCGGACATCCAGCAGGGAACGGACACTCCGTTTTATCGACCGGTTGCCATTCGAAGAGCAGCAGGGGACATGGAAGCTGCGGTTTTGACGGGTGCGCCTGAAATTCCACCGAAAAAAGGAGAGCTGGATGTAACCGATCCGGTAAAGTTTGGGAAATCCAACATCATTTCGTTTTCACCCGATGGTCAATCTTCTTCGGGCACTTTATACCTGGCCTGTCATTCACAGAAACGAATGTACGCAGTTGTCTTATATGGACCGACAGCGCGAATCACGCTCTGGAAATACAGCAATCAAAAGTGGCAAATGGTGGGAGATCGATGA
- a CDS encoding aldo/keto reductase, whose protein sequence is MTYSDKIPLGRTGLLVSRMGIGCSYGVDTSSLIEAFEKGINYFYFGTVRRAAMAKAIHELAPHHRDALVVAIQSYSPWPGILRKSVDIALKKLHLEHADILILGKMDKPPTHELVDEILRIRDSGKVRFLAISAHDRSRLRSYIDIGLFDILMVRYNAAHTGAETEVFSHLPAENRPGVVCYTATRWGTLLKNVSGERTAAASDCYRFCLHEPSVDICLSGPKNRKEMEEALRVLHLPPMSADELAWMRRIGTNVYNHHAHTFLLRKLIFD, encoded by the coding sequence ATGACCTATTCAGACAAGATTCCTCTGGGGCGAACAGGACTGCTTGTCAGCAGAATGGGTATCGGTTGTTCGTATGGAGTGGACACTTCCTCACTCATCGAAGCTTTTGAAAAGGGTATCAACTACTTCTATTTTGGAACTGTACGCCGCGCCGCCATGGCAAAAGCCATTCACGAGCTTGCGCCTCATCATCGAGACGCACTGGTCGTTGCCATTCAAAGCTACTCACCATGGCCAGGAATACTCCGGAAAAGCGTTGATATCGCGCTGAAGAAGTTACATCTGGAGCACGCGGATATTTTGATCCTTGGGAAAATGGATAAACCGCCGACTCATGAATTAGTAGATGAAATCCTGCGCATTCGCGATAGCGGCAAAGTGCGCTTTCTGGCGATATCAGCGCATGATCGTTCCCGCTTACGCTCCTATATTGACATCGGCCTGTTTGACATCCTGATGGTTCGCTATAATGCCGCGCATACGGGCGCCGAAACGGAGGTGTTTTCTCATCTTCCGGCTGAAAATCGTCCCGGCGTTGTTTGTTATACCGCGACTCGCTGGGGTACCCTTTTGAAAAACGTGTCGGGAGAACGAACCGCCGCGGCAAGCGATTGCTACCGTTTTTGTTTGCACGAGCCGTCAGTAGATATATGTCTCAGCGGTCCCAAAAACCGCAAGGAAATGGAAGAAGCGCTTCGAGTATTGCACTTGCCACCAATGTCGGCAGATGAACTGGCCTGGATGCGGCGCATCGGCACAAATGTCTACAATCATCATGCCCATACTTTCCTCCTCCGTAAACTCATATTTGATTGA
- a CDS encoding helix-hairpin-helix domain-containing protein, translated as MKREITSLLVLVLVIFSLNQLGFAQAASPSKETGKSVININTAGQAELERLPGIGPSLAKKILDFRQKNGQFKTPNDLMAVPGIGEKKFEQLKNLITVK; from the coding sequence ATGAAACGCGAAATAACAAGTTTATTGGTACTCGTTCTGGTTATCTTTTCCCTGAACCAACTGGGGTTTGCGCAAGCTGCATCGCCCTCAAAGGAAACGGGGAAATCGGTGATCAACATCAACACAGCCGGGCAAGCCGAACTGGAACGGCTTCCAGGAATCGGCCCATCCCTGGCAAAAAAGATTTTGGACTTCCGTCAAAAGAATGGTCAGTTTAAAACGCCGAATGATCTGATGGCCGTTCCTGGAATTGGTGAAAAAAAGTTCGAGCAACTCAAGAACCTGATCACGGTCAAATAG